One window from the genome of Motilibacter aurantiacus encodes:
- the dnaG gene encoding DNA primase, translated as MAGRIRDEDVALVKERVNIADVVGEHVTLRRAGADALKGLCPFHDEKTPSFNVRPSIGTYHCFGCNAGGDAIDFLRQLEQLSFAEAVERLAPRAGIELRYEDGSGPDAQVAGQRTRLLEAHRAAAEFYVEQLAGPEAIVGRRFLAERGFDRAAAEHFGVGYAPAGGEALLRHLRGRGFREDDLVEGGLVGRSGRGPYDRFRGRLIWPIRDSAGAVIGFGARRLHEDDRIQAKYLNTTETPIYKKSQVLYGIDLARREIAKSLQAVVVEGYTDVMACHLSGVGTAVATCGTAFGDAHARALRRYLMDENEFRGEVVFTFDGDEAGRKAALKAFEGDERFVTQTYVAVEPTGLDPCDLRLERGPEAVRELVSSRVPLFEFALRSAVGRYDMDTAEGRTAARRSGMSIVQRIRDTSLRQEYARRLAVLTSLQDPNELVAQARGSVSDARRAAAREAAPGPRPSRAFLVAEREALKAALQMPDVVGATFDVLPESAFTEPRHVAVARAITAAAGRVADAVPGPAWVGAVREAAADEEVRADVVTLAVEPLPTPPGTEKRYAVGILASVEEAALARRHSELLGRLQRLDPVAEADELGVVQRELMALDNQRRTVRDRALGAG; from the coding sequence GTGGCGGGACGGATCCGGGACGAGGACGTCGCCCTCGTCAAGGAGCGCGTGAACATCGCCGACGTCGTCGGCGAGCACGTGACCCTGCGCCGCGCGGGGGCGGACGCGCTCAAGGGGCTCTGCCCCTTCCACGACGAGAAGACCCCGTCGTTCAACGTCCGGCCCAGCATCGGGACCTATCACTGCTTCGGCTGCAACGCCGGCGGCGACGCGATCGACTTCCTGCGCCAGTTGGAGCAGCTGTCGTTCGCCGAGGCGGTCGAGCGGCTCGCGCCCCGCGCGGGCATCGAGCTGCGCTACGAGGACGGCAGCGGTCCCGACGCGCAGGTGGCCGGGCAGCGGACCCGCCTGCTCGAGGCCCACCGCGCCGCCGCCGAGTTCTACGTCGAGCAGCTGGCCGGTCCGGAGGCGATCGTCGGGCGGCGGTTCCTGGCCGAGCGCGGGTTCGACCGCGCCGCCGCCGAGCACTTCGGGGTCGGGTACGCCCCGGCGGGCGGGGAGGCGCTCCTCCGCCACCTGCGCGGCAGGGGCTTCCGCGAGGACGACCTCGTCGAGGGCGGCCTCGTGGGACGCAGCGGCCGGGGCCCGTACGACCGCTTCCGGGGCCGCCTGATCTGGCCGATCCGGGACTCGGCCGGGGCGGTGATCGGGTTCGGCGCGCGCCGGCTGCACGAGGACGACCGCATCCAGGCCAAGTACCTCAACACGACCGAGACCCCCATCTACAAGAAGTCGCAGGTGCTCTACGGCATCGACCTGGCCCGGAGGGAGATCGCGAAGAGCCTGCAGGCGGTCGTGGTCGAGGGCTACACGGACGTGATGGCCTGCCACCTGTCCGGAGTGGGCACCGCCGTCGCGACGTGCGGCACCGCGTTCGGCGACGCCCACGCGCGCGCCCTGCGCCGCTACCTCATGGACGAGAACGAGTTCCGCGGCGAGGTGGTGTTCACCTTCGACGGGGACGAGGCGGGGCGCAAGGCCGCGCTGAAGGCGTTCGAGGGCGACGAGCGGTTCGTGACCCAGACCTACGTGGCCGTCGAGCCGACCGGGCTGGACCCGTGCGACCTGCGGCTGGAACGCGGGCCGGAGGCGGTGCGCGAGCTCGTCTCGAGCCGGGTGCCGCTCTTCGAGTTCGCGCTGCGGTCGGCGGTCGGCCGCTACGACATGGACACGGCCGAGGGCCGTACCGCCGCCCGCCGGTCCGGCATGTCCATCGTGCAGCGCATCCGGGACACCTCCCTGCGCCAGGAGTACGCGCGCCGGCTCGCCGTGCTCACCTCCCTGCAAGACCCGAACGAGCTGGTCGCGCAGGCTCGAGGCAGCGTCTCGGACGCCCGACGGGCCGCAGCGCGCGAGGCCGCGCCCGGCCCGCGGCCGAGCCGGGCCTTCCTCGTCGCGGAGCGGGAAGCGCTCAAGGCGGCGCTGCAGATGCCGGACGTCGTCGGGGCGACCTTCGACGTGCTGCCGGAGTCGGCGTTCACCGAGCCGCGTCACGTCGCCGTCGCCCGGGCCATCACCGCGGCGGCCGGACGAGTGGCCGACGCCGTCCCCGGGCCCGCCTGGGTCGGGGCCGTGCGCGAGGCGGCCGCCGACGAGGAGGTGCGCGCCGACGTGGTGACGCTGGCCGTGGAGCCGCTGCCGACGCCTCCTGGCACCGAGAAGCGCTACGCGGTGGGGATCCTCGCGAGCGTCGAGGAGGCGGCCCTCGCCCGCCGCCACTCCGAGCTGCTCGGGCGGCTGCAGCGGCTCGACCCCGTGGCCGAGGCGGACGAGCTCGGCGTGGTGCAGCGGGAGTTGATGGCCCTCGACAACCAGCGCCGCACCGTCCGTGACCGGGCTCTCGGCGCCGGGTGA
- a CDS encoding SixA phosphatase family protein, with protein MLHDVAAVLVVRAALRRQEEHVLILVRHAHAGDKRLWPFSDLERPLSEQGLEQAIGLEQVLGGFPVTRLLTSPARRCRQSLGPLAERLGLMVEEREELARDVSPEVLDEFLARPAVQGAVCCTHGETLSALLRRWRRHKSVLLPKEPTTTPKGASWVIEDGGAGRAAHYLPPLRVLAGSPAPQPAYQLEEEPAPRQAAVG; from the coding sequence TTGCTTCACGATGTCGCAGCGGTGCTCGTCGTCCGGGCGGCACTCCGTCGTCAGGAGGAGCACGTGCTGATCCTCGTCCGTCACGCGCACGCCGGCGACAAGCGGCTCTGGCCGTTCAGCGACCTGGAGCGGCCGCTCAGCGAGCAGGGGCTCGAGCAGGCCATCGGGCTCGAGCAGGTCCTCGGCGGGTTCCCCGTGACGCGCCTGCTCACTAGCCCGGCGCGCCGTTGTCGCCAGTCCCTCGGCCCGCTCGCGGAGCGGCTCGGGCTCATGGTCGAGGAGCGCGAGGAGCTCGCCCGCGACGTGAGCCCCGAGGTGCTCGACGAGTTCCTCGCGCGTCCCGCGGTCCAGGGTGCCGTCTGCTGCACCCACGGGGAGACCCTGTCGGCGCTGCTGCGCCGGTGGCGGCGGCACAAGTCGGTCCTGCTGCCGAAGGAGCCCACCACCACGCCGAAGGGCGCCAGCTGGGTGATCGAGGACGGCGGGGCCGGACGGGCGGCGCACTACCTGCCGCCGCTGCGCGTCCTCGCCGGGAGCCCGGCTCCGCAGCCTGCGTACCAGCTGGAGGAGGAGCCGGCCCCGCGCCAGGCGGCGGTCGGCTAG
- a CDS encoding deoxyguanosinetriphosphate triphosphohydrolase, with protein sequence MGAEGYDEAARERWAAEPATRPGRSPFERDRARVTHASGLRRLGAKTQVVLPWTDDFVRNRLTHSLEVAQVGRELGRALGCAPDVVETACLAHDLGHPPFGHNGEQALDVEAAGIGGFEGNAQTLRLLTRLEAKAFDARGRSVGLNLTRASLDATTKYPWARADAVAHGRPGKYGVYAEDLAVFDWLRAGSPDGRPCLEAQVMDWADDVAYSVHDVEDGVQAGLIDLRALRSEEATGVVVTTAREVYARGSDEEELRAALARLLALPEWPVSHDGGRRALAGLKRLTSRLVGRFSAAAEDATRAVAGTGPLSRYSTDLVVPAPARHEVAVLKAMAWCYVMQGEGRLAQLARQRQVVADLVGLLGEGAPAALPQPYREDWEAAAGGAARLRAVVDAVASLTDSSAVALHAALTVGR encoded by the coding sequence GTGGGGGCGGAGGGCTACGACGAGGCCGCCCGGGAGCGTTGGGCGGCCGAGCCGGCGACCCGGCCGGGGCGCTCGCCCTTCGAGCGGGACCGCGCGCGGGTGACGCACGCCAGCGGGCTGCGCCGGCTGGGGGCGAAGACGCAGGTCGTGCTGCCGTGGACCGACGACTTCGTGCGCAACCGGCTGACCCACTCGCTGGAGGTCGCGCAGGTCGGGCGGGAGCTCGGCCGGGCCCTGGGCTGCGCCCCGGACGTGGTGGAGACCGCCTGCCTGGCCCACGACCTCGGGCATCCGCCGTTCGGCCACAACGGTGAGCAGGCCCTGGACGTCGAGGCGGCGGGGATCGGCGGCTTCGAGGGCAACGCCCAGACGCTGCGGCTGCTGACGCGGCTGGAGGCCAAGGCCTTCGATGCGCGTGGCCGGAGCGTCGGGCTCAACCTGACCCGCGCCAGCCTGGACGCCACCACGAAGTACCCCTGGGCGCGTGCGGACGCCGTCGCGCACGGCCGGCCCGGCAAGTACGGGGTCTACGCGGAGGACCTGGCGGTCTTCGACTGGCTGCGCGCGGGCTCGCCGGACGGTCGGCCCTGCCTGGAGGCACAGGTCATGGACTGGGCCGACGACGTCGCGTACTCCGTCCACGACGTCGAGGACGGGGTCCAGGCGGGCCTCATCGACCTGCGCGCGCTGCGGTCGGAGGAGGCCACCGGAGTCGTCGTCACGACCGCCCGGGAGGTGTACGCCCGGGGCAGCGACGAGGAGGAGCTGCGCGCCGCCCTGGCCCGGCTCCTGGCGCTGCCCGAGTGGCCGGTGAGCCACGACGGGGGGCGCCGGGCGCTCGCCGGCCTCAAGCGGCTCACCAGTCGCCTCGTGGGCCGCTTCAGCGCCGCCGCCGAGGACGCGACCCGCGCCGTCGCCGGGACGGGGCCGCTGAGCCGCTACTCGACCGATCTCGTCGTGCCCGCGCCCGCCCGTCACGAGGTCGCGGTGCTCAAGGCCATGGCCTGGTGCTACGTCATGCAGGGCGAGGGCAGGCTCGCGCAGCTGGCCCGCCAGCGCCAGGTCGTGGCCGACCTGGTGGGCCTGCTGGGCGAGGGGGCGCCCGCGGCGCTGCCGCAGCCGTACCGCGAGGACTGGGAGGCGGCCGCCGGCGGGGCGGCCCGGCTGCGGGCCGTCGTCGACGCCGTCGCCTCCCTGACCGACTCGTCCGCGGTGGCGCTGCACGCCGCCCTCACCGTCGGCCGGTGA
- a CDS encoding YdcF family protein, with the protein MRLLRRVVVLALAAGAAYLVVTAIRVVQVAGIDDRGPSDAIVVLGASQRNGKPAPVLQARLEQAMALYAERAAPRVVTVGGGRPGDRSTEARAGKEWLVEHGVPAEDVIAVPVGSDTFESLEAVSAQLRDKGWRSVVLVTDPWHELRSRTMARDLGLDAVTSPTRSGPSTGTPRSARYIARETLAYAAYSLLGERASRVLGKGG; encoded by the coding sequence GCCTGCTGCGACGCGTCGTCGTGCTCGCCCTCGCGGCCGGCGCGGCCTACCTCGTCGTGACGGCGATCCGGGTCGTCCAGGTCGCGGGCATCGACGACCGCGGCCCGTCCGACGCGATCGTCGTGCTCGGGGCCAGCCAGCGCAACGGCAAGCCGGCGCCGGTGCTGCAGGCGCGGCTCGAGCAGGCCATGGCGCTCTACGCCGAGCGCGCCGCGCCGCGGGTGGTGACCGTGGGCGGCGGCCGGCCCGGTGACCGCTCGACCGAGGCGCGCGCCGGCAAGGAGTGGCTCGTGGAGCACGGCGTCCCGGCCGAGGACGTGATCGCGGTGCCGGTCGGCAGCGACACCTTCGAGAGCCTGGAGGCGGTGAGCGCGCAGCTGCGCGACAAGGGGTGGCGCTCGGTCGTCCTCGTGACGGACCCGTGGCACGAGCTGCGCAGCCGGACGATGGCCCGCGACCTCGGCCTCGACGCGGTCACCTCGCCGACGCGCTCCGGGCCGTCGACCGGCACCCCGCGCTCGGCGCGCTACATCGCGCGGGAGACGCTCGCGTACGCCGCCTACTCCCTGCTCGGCGAGCGCGCGAGCCGGGTGCTCGGCAAGGGGGGCTAG